A part of Daphnia pulex isolate KAP4 chromosome 6, ASM2113471v1 genomic DNA contains:
- the LOC124195677 gene encoding gamma-glutamylcyclotransferase-like, producing MENNSTYFYFSYGSNMLKERIQINDPNAKPYAAARLDDFRLEFNYRSLRWMGAVATIVETHGCHLWGVVWIKNNDTITSLDDQEGVHQGIYKPLTVKVTTVNGETLNCRCYQQICEWEVDRRPSVVYKNIMIKGAKENGVPEDYIKNNLENIEDNGYNGEVQVKMDLLQKN from the exons ATGGAAAATAATTCTACTTATTTCTACTTCTCTTACGGGAGTAACATgttgaaagaaagaatccAAATAAATGACCCTAATGCTAAGCCGTATGCTGCTGCCAGATTAGAT GATTTTCGGCTAGAATTCAACTACAGAAGTCTTCGGTGGATGGGAGCAGTTGCTACGATTGTAGAAACCCATGGCTGTCATTTGTGGGGTGTTGTCTGgattaaaaataatgatacTATCACATCATTAGATGA TCAAGAAGGTGTTCATCAAGGAATATACAAACCTTTAACTGTAAAGGTCACTACAGTTAATGGAGAAACTTTAAACTGCCGTTGCTACCAACAAATTTGTGAATGGGAAGTAGACAGAAGACCATCTGTGGTTTATAAGAATATTATGATTAAGGGAGCTAAAGAAAATGGTGTTCCTGAAGATTACATAAAAAACAACTTGGAAAATATTGAAGACAATGGCTATAATGGTGAAGTGCAAGTGAAAATGGATTtattgcaaaaaaattaa
- the LOC124195670 gene encoding probable leucine--tRNA ligase, mitochondrial, translating into MITGYYKHTCCCLILRTTLEMNCVLFYRGFTNAIIKRHYYQQTKKWEPLTAKMKLQIEDYWRDKINRNSGSTALPSQNKCYILSMFPYPSGKLHMGHVRVYTISDSLARFYRMQGKEVIHPMGWDAFGLPAENAAISQNLSSDEWTKSNMEYMKKQLIKLGISFDWQREVATCSPEYYRWTQFIFLKLYEKGFLYQKEALVNWDPVDQTVLAEEQVDANGCSWRSGAKVQKLPLKQWFVKTTRLSESLTDGLEEMTEEDWGDIIKLQRHWIGECDGYNFDLPVKEVNHTTLTVWTRNPESLKTAQFVALKSGHILDKPGHQIPQSSVLKISVVNPLNGLLLPVVISNDLDYPEGADSLLGDPLVDPKLAAITAELNLKMLSNDDQRTGEQICQKALAENWGGYKASSKLRDWLVSRQRYWGTPIPMIHCDKCGTQPVPTDQLPVLLPPSNERFKGHAALTQNEEFLNVCCPKCGGEAKRETDTMDTFVDSTWYFLRYLDPKNLEVPFDPECARAAMPVDIYIGGKEHAVLHLYFARFISHFLHLIGWLPEREPFKRLLVQGMVMGRSYRVKGTGRYLKPEEIDFSGEKPVEMSTKSPLVVSWEKMSKSKFNGVEPESVWNEHGIDTTRLLILADVSPRTSRHWSKDTFPGILRWQDRMWATMKVWIDHQRQEGNPSTPAKETLDKQETIWFDARNFYLKGVTFGIHHSQHISVAISKMQGLTTALKKVPKGFNLKYSRQFERALGVQIVMLAPLAPHFASEMWSAFVDNAAKLSDDFDWDKPVLEQNWPQVDKDYNLELNCVVNNQPACTIKIPRCELDKFNVSMALELLKQDELYIKYNGTQQILKTKFDHYPGLDATLHVITEPRKKKHIETEVVANK; encoded by the exons ATGATCACCGGTTACTACAAACAcacatgttgttgtttgattctCCGTACCACTTTGGAAATGAATTGTGTTTTATTCTATCGAGGTTTTACGAATGCAATAATCAAAAGGCATTATTACcagcagacaaaaaaatgg GAACCATTGACAGCCAAAATGAAACTCCAGATTGAAGATTACTGGAGAGATAAAATCAATAGAAACAGTGGATCTACAGCATTACCGTCCCAAAACAAATGTTACATATTGTCTATGTTTCCTTATCCATCAGGAAAACTCCACATGGGCCATGTAAGAGTTTACACGATCAGTGACTCTTTGGCAAGATTTTACAGGATGCAAGGGAAAGAA GTCATCCACCCAATGGGTTGGGATGCTTTTGGCTTACCAGCTGAAAATGCTGCAATTTCTCAGAATTTGTCTTCGGATGAGTGGACAAAATCCAACATGGAGTATATGAAGAAACAGCTGATAAAGTTAGGAATCAGTTTTGACTGGCAACGAGAGGTAGCAACATGCTCTCCTGAGTATTACAGGTGGACTCAATTCATATTCCTGAAGCTTTACGAAAAAGGCTTTCTGTATCAAAAAGAAGCCCTAGTCAATTGGGATCCTGTGGATCAAACAGTTCTGGCTGAAGAGCAAGTTGACGCTAATGGATGTTCATGGCGATCGGGTGCCAAAGTGCAAAAACTACCATTGAAACAATGGTTTGTTAAAACGACTAGACTCTCGGAATCACTGACAGATGGATTAGAAGAAATGACGGAAGAAGACTGGGGAGACATTATTAAACTGCAACGACACTGGATCGGTGAATGCGATGGCTATAACTTTGATTTACCTGTGAAGGAAGTGAATCACACAACGTTGACCGTCTGGACGAGAAATCCGGAATCGTTGAAAACGGCACAGTTTGTGGCTTTGAAATCGGGTCATATTTTGGATAAACCGGGACATCAAATTCCTCAATCGAGCGTACTGAAAATCAGCGTTGTGAATCCACTCAACGGTCTCTTACTGCCTGTTGTGATTTCGAATGATTTGGACTATCCAGAAGGAGCTGACAGTTTACTCGGCGATCCACTGGTGGATCCAAAACTAGCTGCAATTACAGCCGAATTAAATCTCAAAATGCTATCTAATGACGACCAAAGAACTGGAGAACAGATATGTCAAAAAGCTCTCGCCGAAAATTGGGGTGGTTATAAAGCGAGTTCCAAACTTCGTGATTGGCTGGTGTCTCGGCAACGGTACTGGG GTACTCCTATACCAATGATTCACTGTGATAAATGCGGCACTCAACCTGTTCCAACCGATCAACTACCCGTGTTGTTACCACCTTCCAATGAAAGGTTTAAAGGACATGCTGCTCTAACTCAAAACGAAGAATTCCTAAACGTTTGTTGCCCAAA ATGTGGAGGAGAAGCTAAGCGGGAAACGGACACGATGGATACGTTTGTTGATTCGACCTGGTATTTTCTACGTTATTTGGACCCTAAAAATTTGGAAGTACCTTTTGATCCAGAGTGTGCAAGAGCAGCCATGCCTGTTGACATTTATATAGGAGGCAAAGAGCAcg CCGTGTTGCATCTTTACTTTGCGCGATTCATATCACACTTTCTTCATCTCATTGGATGGTTACCGGAACGCGAACCTTTTAAACGATTACTCGTGCAGGGTATGGTGATGGGACGGAGCTACAGAGTCAAAGGAACGGGAAGATACTTGAAGCCGGAAGAAATCGATTTTAGTG gGGAGAAGCCCGTTGAAATGTCGACGAAAAGTCCGTTGGTCGTTAGTTGGGAGAAAATGAGCAAATCGAAATTTAACGGAGTTGAGCCTGAATCTGTTTGGAACGAGCATGGGATTGATACCACCCGTCTTCTCATCTTAGCTGACGTCAGTCCACGAACATCGAGACATTGGTCCAAAGATA CCTTCCCCGGAATCTTGAGATGGCAGGATCGCATGTGGGCAACTATGAAAGTATGGATTGATCATCAGCGTCAAGAAGGAAACCCATCAACACCTGCGAAAGAGACTTTAGATAAACAAGAGACCATCTGGTTCGATGCtcgcaatttttatttaaagggTGTGACATTTGGTATCCATCACAGTCAACACATTTCGGTCGCCATTTCCAAAATGCAAGGATTGACTACCGCTCTGAAG AAAGTTCCTAAAGGATTCAACCTGAAATATAGTCGACAATTTGAGAGAGCACTTGGAGTGCAAATCGTAATGTTGGCCCCCTTGGCACCTCACTTTGCTTCAGAAATGTGGAGCGCTTTCGTTGACAATGCCGCCAAACTCTCTGATGACTTTGATTGG GATAAACCGGTTCTAGAACAAAATTGGCCACAAGTAGATAAGGACTACAATCTTGAGCTAAACTGTGTCGTCAACAACCAACCAGCTTGCACCATAAAAATTCCTCGTTGCGAACTTGACAAGTTTAATGTGTCGATGGCACTAGAACTTCTCAAGCAAGACGAATTATACATCAAGTACAATGGAACCCAACAAATcttaaaaaccaaatttgatCATTACCCAGGGCTTGATGCCACTTTACATGTAATTACTgaaccaagaaagaaaaaacatataGAAACTGAAGTTGTAGCAAACAAATAG
- the LOC124195672 gene encoding separase-like, giving the protein MSASTVYLRNLLESKNILDRALLMNQSFPCSPFHSELQKQKAEKLLKDNEFHNGFAHLVDSHCVSLRHAAVNAHRDKLAKKKISKSNTVAQEGNEDSKAIHQLDQSFQFSKANFPKFLYSLPPEWTIVHISEIWQGYESLKMQGFGPPPIAYSLPKLIIARFHGGHTGSLLTRFIDEPAGGLLGESLLAELHSILEGNRTVNKDFRGNRDMYWKLKQEHHDQLKVLVNSLENWWLGFWKCLLIGELSDPTDIKLLSHTTSSVVDLLKKMKRILTSDEEASIRLLISCFCYLNHQQLVRGLLKILNTTVRSPIMQEVLSLFKNVQPDLEKFKTAKRNPVILVLDKVIQQLPWESIAMLSTTPVSRIPSLHFLNSLTWKHSFDRPNPSPTTELKLRSNGIEVNPKLAYYIINPGQDLPGVQLRLQPILEKIWGKQCGLSGAVPVEQEIKQSLMERDIFLYCGHGSGSKYFPMDNLVKLDCRAAPILMGCSSGQLAVSGRIADPTGAPIYYLLAGWKPWNGRHVMGSNGCRLRSFYHSIT; this is encoded by the exons ATGAGTGCAAGTACAGTTTACTTGAGAAATCTGTTAGAGTCTAAAAACATCTTGGATAGAGCATTACTTATGAATCAATCCTTTCCATGTTCTCCATTTCACTCTG AGCTCCAGAAGCAGAAAGCAGAGAAGCTTTTGAAAGATAATGAATTTCATAATGGATTTGCACATCTTGTTGATTCTCACTGTGTATCTCTTCGACATGCTGCTGTTAATGCTCATCGAGATAAAttggcaaagaaaaagatttctaaGAGCAACACAGTAGCCCAAGAAGGGAATGAAGACTCAAAAGCCATTCACCAGCTTGATCAATCCTTCCAATTTTCAAAAGCTAATTTCCCCAAATTTCTTTACAGCCTTCCTCCTGAATGGACTATTGTTCACATATCAGAAATTTGGCAAGGTTATGAAAGTTTAAAGATGCAAGGATTTGGTCCACCTCCTATTGCCTACAGTTTGCCCAAACTGATAATTGCACGCTTTCATGGAGGTCATACTGGATCCCTGTTGACAAGGTTTATAGATGAACCAGCAGGTGGTTTATTGGGGGAAAGTTTACTTGCTGAATTGCACTCAATATTGGAGGGAAACCGCACTGTAAATAAAGACTTTCGTGGAAATCGTGATATGTattggaaattgaaacaaGAACATCACGATCAATTGAAG GTTTTGGTTAATTCTCTTGAGAATTGGTGGCTAGGATTTTGGAAGTGTTTGTTAATAGGAGAACTCAGTGACCCGACCGATATAAAGTTGCTCAGCCACACAACATCATCTGTAGTagatttattgaaaaaaatgaaaagaatcctCACTTCAGATGAAGAAGCCTCGATTAGGTTGTTGATATCATGTTTTTGTTACCTGAATCACCAGCAACTTGTTCGtggtttattaaaaatacttaATACCACAGTAAGAAGTCCAATAATGCAAGAGGTTCTcagtttatttaaaaacgtGCAGCCAGATctcgaaaaatttaaaactgcAAAGCGCAATCCAGTCATCCTCGTTCTAGATAAG GTGATCCAGCAACTACCTTGGGAAAGCATCGCCATGTTAAGCACGACACCAGTTTCCCGGATACCATCCCTCCATTTTCTTAATTCGCTTACATGGAAACACTCTTTCGACCGACCGAATCCCTCCCCTACGACAGAGTTGAAATTACGATCCAACGGTATTGAAGTCAACCCTAAACTGGCCTATTACATAATCAACCCTGGACAAGATCTTCCCGGAGTTCAGCTAAGACTTCAGCCTATTTTAGAGAAAATATGGGGAAAACAATGTGGTTTAAGCGGAGCTGTTCCCGTTGAACAAGAGATCAAGCAATCTTTAATGGAACGAGATATATTctt ATATTGTGGTCATGGGTCAGgctcaaaatattttccaatggATAATTTAGTCAAACTGGATTGTCGGGCGGCACCTATTCTAATGGGTTGTTCTAGCGGTCAACTTGCTGTGAGTGGAAGAATAGCCGATCCTACTGGAGCCCCCATTTACTATCTTTTGGCTGGCTGGAAG CCCTGGAATGGTCGGCATGTTATGGGAAGTAACGGATGTCGATTGCGATCGTTTTACCATTCGATTACTTGA